In a single window of the Zea mays cultivar B73 chromosome 5, Zm-B73-REFERENCE-NAM-5.0, whole genome shotgun sequence genome:
- the LOC541791 gene encoding photosystem I subunit d1: MAMATQASAATRHLVAAAASAWAPSAKPRQLSSQLALPPSSSRAPAPLRATAGEAVTEEAPKGFVAPQLDPSTPSPIFGGSTGGLLRKAQVEEFYVITWVSPKEQVFEMPTGGAAIMREGPNLLKLARKEQCLALGTRLRSKYKITYQFYRVFPNGEVQYLHPKDGVYPEKVNPGREGVGQNFRSIGKNVNPIDVKFTGKSTFD; this comes from the coding sequence ATGGCCATGGCCACGCAAGCCTCCGCGGCCACGCGCCACCTGGTGGCCGCCGCCGCTTCCGCCTGGGCGCCGTCGGCGAAGCCGCGGCAGCTAAGCTCACAGCTCGCGCTGCCGCCGTCGTCCTCCCGCGCGCCGGCCCCGCTCCGCGCGACCGCCGGGGAGGCGGTGACCGAGGAGGCGCCCAAGGGGTTCGTGGCCCCGCAGCTGGACCCCAGCACGCCGTCCCCGATCTTCGGCGGCAGCACGGGCGGGCTGCTCCGCAAGGCGCAGGTGGAGGAGTTCTACGTCATCACGTGGGTGTCCCCCAAGGAGCAGGTGTTCGAGATGCCCACCGGCGGCGCCGCCATCATGCGGGAGGGGCCCAACCTCCTGAAGCTGGCGCGCAAGGAGCAGTGCCTCGCGCTCGGCACCAGGCTGCGCTCCAAGTACAAGATCACCTACCAGTTCTACCGCGTCTTCCCCAACGGCGAGGTGCAGTACCTCCACCCCAAGGACGGCGTCTACCCGGAGAAGGTCAACCCCGGCAGGGAGGGCGTCGGCCAGAACTTCCGCAGCATCGGCAAGAACGTCAACCCCATCGACGTCAAGTTCACCGGCAAGAGCACCTTCGACTAA